One segment of Setaria viridis chromosome 4, Setaria_viridis_v4.0, whole genome shotgun sequence DNA contains the following:
- the LOC117852439 gene encoding uncharacterized protein: protein MAAAVFRSGARRGDAFAALEDAGSATRGRQAASGGSGGGGGSSVRRSRSLSRFPPPSPTPEDAATPSSRFVNKVRGGAFPPEVSLDDLADEFFRARAESEDDDEEESVGRGRSRFPAPAEKGGGGGRRSSTARYARETESSLQRGRSVSRPPAERRGVAPSAANGGPAARRQRYASVDRRASMDRHRWCDSDNDMEVSHRNVSRGIHTKSSSGNSLQNSFNKPSKANQALKRSTSQKDFFYSRDSSSSHSSLTDDDSRSSHSFHIRNQKAVYSLDKDHQIGDEAGNVLYDVMRKEVRQAVEEIRTQLEKAVTKSEPPEKALSSDAQPTQVITELRRSYTSKLEESEKRKQELLAQLAAEEQHGHELTKIVRELLPTPKKTANLQRQPRHRRRSNDRSKVSKRLTEEAEQYFEDFLSNVEDTDFSSFDGERSDTSSTRKDVLHHAMMETPVALPKVASPAEADGVVLPWLQWETANDLQTSPCKTKAEGESMACSTSNQTVSSRGSWSPGDYSTSTASKDKLLARFEEVGIRQSSCPHFATSSFHIDDYLHLRQSEDLLFEKWRQKQRIESGGLFLCSRPTIL from the exons atggcggcggcggtgttccGGTCGGGGGCGAGGCGGGGGGACGCCTTCGCGGCCCTGGAGGACGCGGGCTCCGCCACgcgcgggcggcaggcggcctccggaggcagtggcggcggcgggggcagcagCGTCCGGCGGTCGAGGAGCCTGAGCCGgttcccgccgccgtcgccgacgcccgAGGACGCGGCGACGCCGTCCTCGAGGTTCGTCAACAAGGTGCGGGGCGGCGCGTTCCCGCCGGAGGTCAGCCTCGACGACCTCGCCGACGAGTTCTTCCGGGCCAGGGCGGAGtccgaagacgacgacgaggaggaaagTGTTGGGCGCGGCCGGTCGAGGTTCCCGGCGCCCGCcgagaagggcggcggcggcggtcggcggagCTCCACCGCGCGGTACGCCAGGGAGACGGAGTCGTCGCTGCAGCGGGGGCGCTCCGtgtcgcggccgccggccgagcGACGAGGCGTGGCGCCCAGTGCGGCGAATGGCGGCCCTGCGGCGAGGAGGCAGCGGTATGCGTCGGTGGACCGGCGCGCTTCCATGGATCGGCATCGGTGGTGCGATTCTGAT AATGATATGGAAGTTTCTCACCGGAATGTTTCTAGGGGGATACATACTAAAAGTAGTAGTGGCAATAGCCTGCAGAATTCATTCAATAAGCCATCTAAAGCAAATCAAGCTTTGAAGAGGTCTACAAGTCAAAAGGATTTCTTTTATTCACGAGATAGCAGCTCG AGCCATTCTTCGCTTACTGATGATGATTCTAGGAGTTCTCACTCTTTCCATATCAGGAATCAGAAGGCAGTATATAGTCTTGACAAG GACCACCAAATTGGTGATGAGGCTGGAAATGTATTGTATGATGTAATGCGTAAAGAAGTTAGGCAAGCTGTTGAAGAAATCAGGACTCAGCTTGAAAAG GCCGTGACAAAATCAGAACCTCCAGAAAAGGCATTAAGTAGTGATGCACAACCAACTCAAGTTATTACTGAGCTCCGAAGGAGCTATACTAGTAAATTGGAAGAG TCAGAGAAGCGGAAACAGGAATTGTTAGCTCAATTGGCCGCAGAAGAACAACATGGTCATGAGCTCACAAAAATAGTTAGAGAACTGCTACCTACTCCTAAGAAGACTGCAAATCTACAAAGGCAGCCGCGGCACAGAAGG AGGAGCAATGATAGATCAAAGGTGTCAAAACGACTTACTGAAGAGGCCGAGCAATACTTTGAAGATTTCCTATCAAACGTTGAAGACACCGACTTTTCATCTTTTGATGGAGAAAGAAGTGACACAAGTTCAACAAGGAAAGATGTGTTACATCATGCTATGATGGAAACTCCAGTGGCTCTCCCGAAAGTTGCTTCACCTGCTGAGGCAGATGGTGTTGTCCTTCCTTGGCTGCAATGGGAAACTGCCAATGATCTTCAAACCTCCCCATGCAAAACCAAGGCTGAG GGAGAAAGCATGGCATGCAGCACTAGCAATCAGACTGTGAGCAGCCGTGGGAGCTGGAGCCCTGGAGACTACTCCACTTCAACTGCCTCTAAAGATAAACTGCTGGCCAGGTTTGAGGAGGTCGGGATTCGCCAAAGCAGCTGCCCTCATTTTGCTACCTCGTCATTTCACATTGACGACTATCTGCATCTGCGGCAGAGTGAGGACCTCCTCTTTGAGAAGTGGAGGCAGAAGCAAAGAATCGAGTCTGGCGGCCTGTTCCTGTGCAGTAGACCGACAATATTGTAG
- the LOC117853879 gene encoding alpha carbonic anhydrase 7, translated as MAVSAMYAAAALGRRNRTVTAAVAVLVVSLSLPLLVPFGAAAQELGRRFRFTHVRTQHLHHHHEEGDFSYRREDGNGPTRWGAVRREWAACSVGRLQSPIGLSDTVAALVDSPGRLGRSYRPAAASLVNRGHDIMVRFNSNPGGVVIDGVAYRLRQMHWHSPSEHAVNGRRYALELHMLHQSEAGNRYAVVAQLYKVSRNRRDRTIRRLERYIRRIARRENHEELIDEVVDPRWPVSRSTVYYRYTGSFTTPPCTEGVTWVVAHQVRRVTRRQIRLLRNAVNDGARRNARPLQEANGRSVAFYYASPAHGRRATGD; from the exons ATGGCGGTCTCCGCCATgtacgcggcggcggccctgggcAGGAGGAACCGTACGGtgacggccgccgtcgccgtcctcgtcgtctCCCTCTCGCTGCCGCTGCTCGTCCCcttcggcgcggcggcgcaggagctcGGTAGGCGTTTCCGGTTCACGCACGTACGCACACAGCACCTGCATCACCACC ACGAGGAGGGGGACTTCAGCTACCGGCGCGAGGACGGGAACGGGCCGACGCGGTGGGGCGCGGTGCGGCGGGAGTGGGCGGCGTGCTCGGTGGGGCGGCTGCAGTCGCCGATCGGGCTCTCGGacacggtggcggcgctggtggaCAGCCCGGGTCGGCTGGGCCGGTCCTACcgccccgccgcggcgtcccTCGTCAACCGGGGCCACGACATCATGGTGCGGTTCAACAGCAACCCCGGCGGCGTGGTCATCGACGGCGTGGCCTACCGGCTCCGGCAGATGCACTGGCACTCGCCCAGCGAGCACGCCGTCAACGGCCGCCGCTACGCCCTCGAGCTCCACATGCTGCACCAGAGCGAGGCCGGCAACAGGTACGCCGTCGTCGCGCAGCTCTACAAGGTCAGCCGGAACCGCCGCGACCGGACCATACGCAGGCTTGAGCGCTACATCAGGAGGATCGCGAGGAGGGAGAACCACGAGGAGCTCATCGACGAGGTGGTGGACCCGCGGTGGCCGGTGAGCCGGAGCACCGTGTACTACAGGTACACCGGCTCCTTCACCACGCCGCCGTGCACGGAGGGCgtcacctgggtggtcgcccaCCAG GTACGGCGCGTGACGCGGCGCCAGATCCGGCTCCTGCGGAACGCCGTCAATGAC GGCGCGAGGAGGAACGCGCGGCCGCTTCAGGAGGCGAACGGCAGGAGCGTCGCCTTCTACTACGCAtcgccggcgcacggccgacGGGCGACGGGGGACTAG
- the LOC117853342 gene encoding chlorophyll a-b binding protein 8, chloroplastic yields the protein MAAQALLSGRQLLGRPVQAVSRSSARKAPFVVRASSSPPAKQGADRQLWFASKQSLSYLDGTLPGDYGFDPLGLSDPEGTGGFIEPKWLAYGEVINGRFAMLGAAGAIAPEVFGKLGLIPPETALPWFKTGVIPPAGTYNYWADSYTLFVFNMALMGFAEHRRLQDWYNPGSMGKQYFLGLEKFLAGSGDPSYPGGPLFNPLGFGKTEKEMKELKLKEIKNGRLAMLAILGYFIQGLVTGVGPFQNLLDHLADPVNNNVLTSLKFH from the exons ATGGCGGCTCAGGCTCTCCTCTCCGGCCGGCAGCTGCTCGGCCGCCCCGTGCAAGCCGTCTCCCGGTCGTCCGCGAGGAAGGCGCCCTTCGTCGTCAGGGCCAGCTCCAGCCCTCCGGCCAAG CAAGGCGCTGACAGGCAGCTGTGGTTCGCGTCCAAGCAATCCCTCTCCTACCTCGATGGCAC gCTGCCCGGCGACTACGGTTTCGACCCGCTGGGCCTCTCCGACCCGGAGGGCACCGGCGGCTTCATCGAGCCCAAGTGGCTGGCCTACGGAGAGGTGATCAACGGGCGCTTCGCCATGCTGGGCGCTGCGGGCGCCATCGCTCCGGAGGTCTTCGGCAAGCTGGGCCTCATCCCGCCGGAGACGGCGCTGCCGTGGTTCAAGACGGGGGTCATCCCGCCGGCGGGCACCTACAACTACTGGGCCGACTCCTACACGCTCTTCGTCTTCAACATGGCGCTCATGGGCTTCGccgagcaccgccgcctccaggACTGGTACAACCCGGGCTCCATGGGCAAGCAGTACTTCCTCGGCCTCGAGAAGTTCCTCGCCGGCTCCGGCGACCCGTCCTACCCCGGCGGCCCGCTCTTCAACCCGCTCGGGTTCGGAAAGACCGAGAAGGAGATGAAGGAGCTCAAGCTCAAGGAGATCAAGAACGGCAGGCTCGCCATGCTCGCCATCCTCGGGTACTTCATCCAGGGGCTCGTCACCGGCGTCGGCCCCTTCCAGAACCTGCTCGACCACCTCGCCGACCCCGTCAACAACAACGTCCTCACCAGCCTCAAGTTCCACTAG